One part of the Novipirellula aureliae genome encodes these proteins:
- a CDS encoding alpha/beta hydrolase family protein, with amino-acid sequence MLKRTGWCLLVLVSLSVSAVAGDSLLLDDKVYEVPDIHRVPEQDQGDIQAIFYDTLDYKGKPTRAFAYIGIPQSDEPVPAMVLVHGGGGTAFYNWVKIWNDRGYAAISMSLEGHMPNEKGAGKIRHEFSGPSRVGRFDDAELPLNEQWMYHAVSDIFIANSLLAAQPGVDADRIGVTGISWGGILSSLVSGIDSRYKCAMPVYGCGYLFDSLGHFASVKTDAQKFWDPSRYIVEGSVPTLWVNSDSDGHFSVNTTSHCFETTDDHAFLNIHPGLAHGHGPGWDKKRVPEIYAFADHILKGQGAALGRIVKQPSGRDVKLMYKSDVPLESATVYYLNEPLTYRKPAGDPGAKHSRPGPWIERKALVNAEAGTVVAQLPKSCQTYYVNLKDTRGHLISSVLVELD; translated from the coding sequence ATGTTAAAAAGAACAGGTTGGTGCTTGTTGGTGCTCGTATCGTTGAGTGTGTCAGCGGTTGCGGGTGATTCCCTGCTATTGGACGATAAGGTCTATGAGGTTCCAGACATTCATCGTGTTCCGGAGCAGGACCAAGGCGATATTCAAGCGATCTTTTATGACACGCTCGACTACAAAGGGAAACCCACACGGGCGTTTGCCTACATTGGCATTCCGCAGAGCGATGAGCCGGTGCCAGCCATGGTACTGGTTCACGGGGGCGGTGGAACCGCTTTTTACAATTGGGTTAAGATTTGGAACGATCGCGGGTATGCGGCCATCTCGATGAGTCTGGAAGGGCATATGCCGAACGAGAAGGGTGCCGGGAAAATTCGACATGAGTTTAGTGGTCCCTCTCGAGTCGGCCGATTTGATGATGCAGAACTGCCGCTCAATGAGCAGTGGATGTATCATGCGGTGTCCGATATTTTCATCGCAAATTCGCTTCTGGCAGCGCAGCCGGGCGTGGATGCGGATCGGATCGGTGTGACCGGTATTTCCTGGGGCGGCATTTTGAGCAGTCTGGTCTCTGGAATCGATTCGCGCTATAAGTGCGCGATGCCGGTATATGGTTGTGGGTACCTCTTCGATTCACTCGGCCATTTTGCCAGTGTGAAAACCGATGCGCAGAAGTTCTGGGATCCGTCTCGCTATATCGTGGAAGGGTCCGTTCCAACCCTCTGGGTCAACAGCGATAGCGACGGCCACTTTTCCGTCAACACAACCTCGCACTGCTTTGAGACGACAGACGACCATGCATTTTTGAATATTCACCCCGGGTTGGCGCACGGACACGGTCCTGGGTGGGATAAGAAACGGGTTCCTGAAATTTATGCCTTTGCAGACCATATTCTCAAGGGGCAAGGCGCGGCGCTTGGACGTATCGTAAAGCAGCCGTCGGGGCGAGATGTGAAGCTTATGTACAAATCGGATGTGCCGCTGGAAAGCGCGACGGTTTATTATTTAAACGAACCGCTTACCTATCGCAAACCGGCGGGTGATCCGGGGGCAAAACATTCTCGGCCGGGGCCCTGGATCGAGCGGAAGGCATTGGTGAACGCCGAGGCGGGAACGGTGGTGGCTCAGCTTCCGAAGAGTTGCCAGACGTATTACGTGAATTTGAAAGACACCCGAGGACATCTAATCTCATCCGTTTTGGTGGAGTTGGATTAA
- a CDS encoding alpha-L-fucosidase has product MKFGKLSVFVVAALLASTRVVGAQTAEEQLEWFRDAKFGMFVHFQAHRDVNEFNPVDFDANQWLQVAKDGGVKYIVITTKHHAGFCIFDSALTEYDVMDAAPFKRDIVGELSEACQANDIRLGCYYSIADYNHPLYDPKYQNRAPLRNAIVPDADISQYMIYMYEQIEELCVKYDPFLFWFDGGSGFRPPERKRMLGQQDMVDLLHSYGAISNSRLGDDDSLRYVDYMSMGDNQTPPVNIGQTFESAICMNNGWGYSANADEYKSVEDLLERLVKIVGKGGNFLLNVAPNSQGVFHEAAIARFKGMGDWLAINGEAIYGTEAGPYPFGLNWGSMTQRKDGKNTILYLNVVDWPADGSFELDGLNNKIVSATLLDGGAALTYTSTFDPAAGLRRHKINVPQTAPDACVSVIALTVEGEASMEQVHMQQNDGSVVLDAYTGIIHDTEFMANKPRRAMDFKEFTVPLGGQGIVPARMLSVAGLRTPGQALSWDFRLVEPGTYQVVVASIGPSKGCRLRATVDGQSVVNDLNEFEKRKTIELPTDKIQESIAVLGTVTLSAPGMQTLTLDVAPDSAGPAPQLRSVELLPIAE; this is encoded by the coding sequence ATGAAGTTTGGGAAATTATCTGTGTTCGTTGTGGCTGCGTTGTTGGCAAGCACCCGTGTGGTTGGTGCGCAGACAGCGGAAGAGCAATTGGAGTGGTTTCGCGATGCGAAGTTTGGGATGTTTGTTCATTTCCAGGCCCATCGTGATGTCAATGAGTTTAATCCGGTTGATTTTGATGCGAACCAGTGGCTGCAAGTTGCCAAAGACGGTGGCGTAAAATACATCGTTATCACGACGAAGCATCACGCAGGGTTCTGTATTTTTGATTCGGCTTTGACGGAATACGATGTGATGGACGCGGCGCCGTTCAAACGGGATATTGTCGGGGAGCTGTCCGAGGCTTGCCAGGCGAATGATATTCGCTTGGGCTGCTATTATTCCATCGCGGACTACAACCATCCCTTGTATGACCCCAAATATCAAAATCGGGCTCCGCTGCGAAATGCCATTGTTCCGGATGCGGATATTTCTCAGTACATGATTTATATGTATGAACAGATTGAGGAACTGTGTGTGAAGTATGATCCCTTCCTGTTCTGGTTTGACGGGGGAAGCGGGTTCCGACCGCCGGAGCGCAAACGCATGTTGGGTCAGCAGGACATGGTGGACCTTCTTCACTCCTATGGAGCGATTAGCAACAGTCGACTCGGCGACGACGACAGCTTGCGGTATGTCGATTATATGAGCATGGGTGACAACCAGACGCCGCCTGTAAACATTGGACAAACTTTTGAGTCGGCGATCTGTATGAATAATGGCTGGGGCTACAGCGCAAACGCGGATGAGTATAAATCTGTTGAGGATCTGCTGGAGCGGTTGGTGAAAATCGTCGGCAAGGGAGGGAACTTTTTGCTGAATGTTGCTCCCAATTCACAGGGCGTTTTTCATGAGGCGGCCATTGCGCGATTTAAGGGAATGGGCGATTGGCTTGCGATAAACGGCGAGGCGATTTATGGAACGGAAGCCGGGCCGTATCCGTTCGGACTGAACTGGGGATCCATGACGCAACGCAAGGATGGGAAGAACACCATTCTCTATCTGAACGTGGTGGATTGGCCCGCAGACGGCAGTTTTGAACTCGATGGCCTCAATAATAAAATCGTAAGTGCCACGTTGTTGGATGGCGGCGCGGCGTTGACGTACACGTCGACCTTTGATCCCGCAGCTGGTCTTCGACGCCACAAAATCAATGTGCCTCAGACGGCACCCGATGCATGTGTTTCGGTGATCGCATTGACGGTGGAAGGTGAGGCTTCGATGGAGCAGGTCCACATGCAGCAAAATGATGGATCCGTCGTTCTGGATGCCTACACCGGCATCATTCATGACACCGAGTTTATGGCCAATAAGCCTCGCCGTGCAATGGACTTTAAAGAGTTTACGGTGCCGTTGGGCGGACAAGGGATTGTCCCTGCACGAATGTTGAGCGTCGCGGGCCTCAGGACGCCGGGGCAGGCGTTGAGCTGGGATTTCCGATTGGTGGAACCGGGGACCTATCAGGTGGTTGTGGCGAGTATTGGGCCGAGCAAAGGCTGCCGCCTGCGGGCGACGGTGGATGGTCAATCCGTGGTGAATGACTTGAACGAATTTGAGAAGCGCAAAACGATTGAATTGCCCACCGACAAAATTCAGGAGTCGATTGCGGTTCTCGGAACGGTAACCCTCTCGGCGCCCGGCATGCAGACGCTGACACTGGACGTGGCACCCGATTCTGCTGGGCCCGCTCCGCAGCTTCGAAGCGTAGAGCTGTTGCCTATTGCGGAGTGA